The Quercus robur chromosome 3, dhQueRobu3.1, whole genome shotgun sequence DNA segment agaaaaaaaattaaacttctaATTAAGGAATGAAACTTTAATTTTATGTGTGCTAGCATTGAATCCAAACCTGTCCAGCATTTTCCTAGCACTACAAAAAACTTATAATGGCATTTAAcgaacgtcactataggtcctaaAACGCTGCAATAGCCCAAACTACTATAGGTcctaaaacgccactataagccCGTTTGGGCTATTGCAGCGTTTTCTATAGTGACAGTTACAACTGTCACTATTGTAAGACAAGGGCCTATACTAGCATTcataaaatgccactataggtccttaaaaaaattattaaaaaaaaaaaaaaaaaaaaacaacaacaacaacaacaacaaccacaactaaatttttttaaataatggcaTATTCCTAGAATATTCGgttataaaagtttttttatttttaaattaaaatgaccTATAGAGGTGTTTTATGAATGCCATTATAGGTTCTTCTAAAACccaggacctatagtggcgtttttaaaaTGCTACTATAATCCCTTGCAAGCATTTGAAAATGTCACTGTAGAGCTCTCAGAACACGGTTATAGATAAGCCTATAACAGCGTTTTTTTATGAACACCACTATAGGCAGCATTTTTTGTAGTGTGATAGCAATGAAAATCTCATCTTcgataaaaagaagaaatgtAATGTAAATAGAAGGTTCCTGGAAGAGTTAAAGATCAATAAAGAGTATAGAAGAAGtgatcatgaaaaaaaaaattcaacaatatatacacaaacaatcTAAAGCTTCTAACCAAGGAATTAAACTTTAATTTCATGTGTGCTAGCATGGGATTCATACTTATCCACCGTTCTCGCTGTAGCAAAAAGGGTATCAATGGAAATCTCATCTTCGATATAAGAAAGAAATGTAATGCTCATAGAAGGTGCCTGGAAGAGATAAAGGATCAATAAAGAGTATAGAAGAAgtgatcaagaaaaaaattcagcaaTACATACACAAACATCCtcttcattaatatttttttttattccaaaaagTTCTTCAATTTCAATAACCAAAAGACTAGGCAGAGTATAAAAGGCTATGAAAAAACTGTAGCAAAATATGGAATAGATTACTGAAGCTATGCAAGTTCATGTGGCACTGATTGTTTTCTCTTATATTGTGTATTACTTCCAAGATTGATACAACTGCAACTTGCAAGCAATGAAAGATGTTCTGTATCATGTGTCCAAGAGGCCCAATTGATTTGCTGCTTTGGCCGCTTGATTTTTCCAATATAAAGCAGTGTGCTCCTTGTTTGTAGGTGAAAGATAAGGCAATGTGCTTCTTGCTCGTTGGCGAAATAGACTTTTAATTTCAGTGCAAAAGCCTTCGTTTGTTTTCTAAATATAAATAGATAACTTGGTTTTCTAGTTTCAAATTAATTCTAGAATAGTAGAGTCCTAGATAGATACactttgagaatatatataaatatatttatatatatatatgatcttaGCATCTCGGATCTATAAGCCTCCATCGAATTGTTCCTGCCTTCTTGGAGATAATATGACTTTagcatttaaaattatttttttagaccAGCAATTCGGTTGAATGACTTCTTTGTGGGtccaattcatgtattataatttactttattattttaaacatGGTCTAAGCCAATGAAACATAAGGGAAATTTAAGGAAGTGTGGTTTGGAAGGTATGAGTAAACTTTTTTTAGGCCTTTTGCATGAGCCCAAATCATGTGTGTTGCAAAGTGGACTAGAGACATTCGCATCACCAAAAGCTCATGGAAAAGGTTTGCCAGTCTACTACTCAGAATTTTCACCCCATTGGAGACTTCTATCTCCTACTAAATGTGGTTAAAccactgttttaaaaaccgaaccaAATTGACCAGTTCAATTGATTGAACCAAGAATTGGGCATAAAACTAGTCTGGTCAAAACTGGGAAAAAACAGTCAAGAATTGAGAAAATTTGGCAACCAGTCCCTTTTTCGGTTCTTTGACTGGTACGGTTTTTAAAATCATGGGTTAAACATTCTGACCAATCCATGTTAGCCTCTAGAGCCTTGCTGACCTCCCTAGCCGCCCTAACTACTAGTTGCCACTTCAAGTAGCTTCCCAATGCTTTAATTCAGCTGGGGAAGAGCAGCCAATGAACATTGGTCAAAGTCTTTCCCTAATCATGCTAAACACAGCTCCTCCCTTTTACCCAAATAAAGCAATTTTGGCCATAACCATTAGTTTGACATCATGGAGGACCATGGCCTCAGCCATTAAGCTGAGACCGGTCCTTAAGAGCATCCCAAGCTTGACATAaaaggtctgtttggattgaacttattattgctgaaactgaaaactgaaaactgaaaactgaaaactgaaaacactgtagcaaaataatttttaaatgtgtaaaaagtaccgtaggacccatttttaatatttttaaatgcgtAAATAGTACTGctacagtacatgaacagtaacaaAACAGTATATGAACAGTGAAAATGGTCTCCTTAAACGCgtgaaagtgaaaaaaaaaagaaaaaaaaaaaagaaaggggaaaaatgtGGACGCGGATTCAGcaaacgctgaatccaaacccACCCAAAGCCTCCCCATCAGATTAAACAAAGCCAATCACGTTTTGCCTCTAAAACCACAACTTTAGAAGAAAAGTCCATACAACCATGAAAGAGCAACACAATTGTGATGCCCAAAGGTGAAAATAATGGTGCCAAagagttttctctctctccctcaccaCCTCTCTCAAATTCCTCTTCCTGCTATATGTACAAAACAAttttagatttaatgaattacgcatattttttctctctttgttgtTTTGTACTTTGATTCCACTTTTGTGGTGCACCATTAGCCTCTACTcactaattattaaaattttgaacttgaCTATCTCAAAATAATCATGTTAAATGAACCCAAGGGGAGTTTTGGGCTTGTTCTAGCATTTCAGCCCTTGTCACAAAAACATCCCGGACAATAGTTAGATGTTAATGAAATATATttggaaggtttttttttaaaataaataaatactatagcatttgtaatttattatggtACTACTCACACATattcaacatattttaaaaCATGCCTTTTAGGTTACTTTTACAATCATTTTAGAGAGAAATTAACTTTTACTTGTAATAAAGATGCAAGCAAATAATCAAAATAGTTTTTTCCAATGAAAAAGCAATAATTTCAATTCAAgggacaaaattaaaagacaaaattataaaataataataaaaaaccttaaaaaaatatcaatcgatattaataataaataaataaacaattgttATGACATTTTTGATATGctaattttaaaatgttgtaaatttGTTGACATTTTGTTATGTCTCTaaaattactttattattaatattattatttgtataaTATTAATATGGGATCCATTAATTGAGTTGCTGTGGCTGgttagaaaggaaaaaattttggggaatgCTGTGATGTGGCAAAATCGAGTGTGACAGTGGCTGAACTAAAGTGAGAGtttggtgttttttttctttagtgcTAGACTGCTTAATTAAAGTAGGATAGGTTTACGGCTTTTTTTCTTATGCCTGTGGAATGGTTTGGTTACTGTGGGGAatgcttctttgttttctttctcatGTCAAGAGGGGCAAGaacttaaaaagttaaattttttgttcatttaaaaGATTAGTTACAAGGAGCCAGGGGGCATGTGCCCCCTCTTGCCCCACTTGGCTCCGCCTTTAGTAACAATTTCATTACATGATCTATTTAATAATCAATTTAGCAACAAATAAAACATGCCCTTAAATTCAagaaatctaaaaattgaatttttcaatCATTTAACATAACTGAGACAAGGTAagtttgtttaaataattatcCCAATGTTCGAAATCGACCAATAGGTACGATTATCTTGGTCATAGCAATGCATAATTATTGATTAGTATAATACTCTACAAAATTATACCTAGCGTAGTTGGGAACCAACATATATGTATCATATCATTCATATCTTAGCATAATACTCCAAAAAGTTATACTTATGATCTGTTTAGgatccatttattttattgaaactgaaaacttttttatgAAAGTACTGtatataaaggtaaaaattaattaaaatagtacaataagactcatgaaaagtaaaaaatacaGTGAAGCCCATGAATAGTTAAACAAGTGGGCAAATAATAAATTATCCAAACAGACACCTAGAgtctatttggataccgcttattttgttaaaactaaaaacttattaatgaaagtattgtaaataaagataaaagttagctgaaataatacagcGGAACTAacgaatagtaccaaaaagtgcagtgaaatccatgaatagtagcaaaaataaactaaattgtaaaataattttaatttttcattagtatccaaacacacacttagtgtctgtttggctagtttattttttgccaacttattttactattcagcttatttttcttattatttatggatcccactacactttttggtactattcctgaatctcactgtactattttaactaacatttacctttatatatagtactttcaacaaaaagttttcaatttcagcaaaatagaCGAATCCTAACAGTCCCTTAGTATAGCTGGGAACCAACCTATACGTATCATATGTTTTCAGATTCAAGACAATAATCTTCCAAATGGTCTGAGCTTTCTAATCTAATTGGTTCACACTAAGTCAAAGAGGCAGGCTTCTATTAAGTTTGATACATATCTAGCATAATGTAcaaatttaattcttaaaaaGATACTCATTAAGGCATGATTAGTGAGAACTGTTAGTAATCTTTTAATCGTATCATTTTCCTATCCTTTCCTCAATATGTTCAAGCCTAATCTCAATAGGAAAAGTCATTTCagccaacaaagaaaaaagatgtgCTTCACCATTCTTTTTCATGTAATTTCAATCATTCTGGGAAAAGAAATCTCTCAATATGTTTACATTTTGGGTTAAACGCTAGCTAATGTTGAATACTGAAGTTACTTGTAGTTCAGGTTGATTTCCCACCTGATGCCAAGGGAAAAATCTTATGACAAGAGTTTCCTTTTATCATATTCCTCAAACTAGCATCATTCAATGTACACAGACTGAAGAGAGGAAAGCAGCATAAAACGCTTCAGGTCCGCTTGATCTTTGAAAATGTTCCTGTCTCAGAGAAGTATGTGCTTTGAATTCCACTGCCAAGCTGGTGGGCATGAGCCTGCGGGTTACTGAGCTCTATGCCCTGTAGAGGAAAATGGCAATTAACATATGATTGACATGAATATGCGACAAAAagattaaacaaattaaaatagcAAAAAGGTTATGAGTAAATCCAATCAGTTTAGGATAGCAGAGAAGTTGAGCATTTGGTAAGGACTCTATAAAACATCTAGGACTTAGTTCAAAAATAAAGCTGCACACTTAAAATAGATTCATTGCACATCCGCTACATTGGCTGGTTAAAAGACCAACTATTTATGTAGGTTTCATGCACCATAGTACCATGAACTAATTAGAAGAAAACAATACTATCCTATCCAAAACAACTTTTCCTCAGCCATTTTAGTAACTTCCATTTTTGCAACATCTTGCTGACCAGAAGCTTATCACTGACCATACAATAAATATCCTTATCTGATTCAGCCTCTAATAGAGATTAACTCTAGGAACTTGTAATGGTTTAAATCAGTCTAAATGAGGCTCATCTCCATTTGTATTTGAACCGGACAGAAACCAGTTCATGATCAATTGTTCAGATACATGGTGCATAAGGCACCATCATTCCATATTCGCTGAGATTGTAAAACGGAAAGTTACAGAAtttgaaaagaaacaaggaGAACAATAACAAACCAAGAGAGAAGGAGAATGGCATTCATGTAGCTGTCATCAACCTGTCCTCAGCAGCTCAGGCTTTAATTTAAGGGCAAAGAACAAGGATCGCATGAAATCACTTTTGAAGAGATGAAGGAAATGGCAATGGCCAGATCAAGGAGAGGTAGACAATGTTGAGAGGGTGAAAGCATGGATCTTCCCACACCATCAGGTCAGCAATATATAGCCCAGGGCAAAGAAGAGGGTAAAGAAGACCCAATTGGTTAGGCAGAGGAGAGTCAAAGCGTCCCAGTATGTGTTTAAATGAGTGACGCGTTTGACACCTCAGATTTTTTGAAATAAGATCTTGACCATGAACTGACCACCTATTCATTTGAAATACAATTGGAGTGAACAGAAACCCTATCCTTAATTCAATTGCTAACTTATTATACCATGTGAAACTGAAATTTCATAGATGACTAAGAAAATAAGCATGCCAACAAACGCTATCATGAGGTATGGTCAATTTTGGCATAAATTCTTATAGCAGACCTTCAGGCTTcctacaaaattttcttaaattttagttaacCATATCTGCTTCACTTTAGAAGCCTATATACAGAGAGTTCATGGAGAGAGTACAAAGTTCTACAAACCTGCACAGGTGTAAATGCTAAACTTGAAGTCAATCCTGAGGAGGCACCACTGCTTCCATAATTCTTTTCCTTAAACCTGTAGTGAATGAAGTAAAGAGACAAGGTTGGTGATATGATTTAGCTGATAGGAAGCCCGTCTGAAATAGAAATGGTAATCCAATCTAAACTACTGCAACTTGTAAAAGAAACCAGTAATAAGCTATTAAGACTAGCAGCAAGCCCAGAAATACAAATATACAGGAATAGAAAGCAGCAGTAGAAATAGACCTCTTAGCAGCTTTGGCAGCAAGTTTGCTCTGACCAACTGATACCCGCAGCTTGCCACTCCCAGCCTGACCAAGCATTCCATAACCCTCCCCCAGTCCATCACCTATCATCAAGAAGCATAAACAGTAAGGAGAATAGAATAGATAACATTAACCATTGACATACAATTGCATTGAAGGGctataagtttttatttttttgataaataacgaaacttttattaaataaaacgCAAATCCAAGTACACCCCTAGGGAGCAGTACAACCAACATTGAAGGACCATAAGTTACAATATGAAAATGGTATTCTGATGGATACACCAAGAAAGATGCTAACAAATAGAGATATTCACCTTCATTATCAAAAATGCAATCCAAagattttaaattcaataaataaaagggaCTGACTTCAACAACAGAATTCGAAAATGAACACTTTGACAATAGGCATTTGTTGGACTTGCATATGTCAATATATTTCTATGATTCATTAAAGCATTCGTACCAATTATGAACCAAAAATTTTTGGAACAATTGACAAATTTAACATTTGAGCAGCTGAAGACAACTTTACCTAAAGAACTCTCTTCGGGAACACCAAATTGCATCCTGTTAGCCAGCTTCCTCATGTCTGTAATCGCATATCTGAAATATTAAATATCAGCAAAAGTATGACATAGTATCAAATTAATAAATGATCAAAAGAAGAATTTAAACtttgaaagaaattgaaaaacttaACCACCtttccttcatcttccttaGCCGACGACCACCTCTCTTCTTTTTAGGCTCAGAATCAGGCACTGGCAGTGGTTTAGGTTGCTTCGCAGGTGGAGGCTCTTGCCACTTCTCAATTTTCTTACAGATCTCTTCCCGTAACCCTCTTCCAGTTTTCCCTGATGGATCTCCTCTGGTGGAATCTACTCTTGCTGCAAGTGTTGACTTTGAAGCCAAGATCCGACAAGCACGCATCCTCAAAGAAGGAGGTGTAGTTTGGAATATCTCTGTTTGCTCAATATAACCCACACGAAATTGCGATGTTGCAGTTGAAAACCCAGCAAGGTTCTTTTTCTTTGCACCAAGAAGCTGAACATTACAAGCAGGCATCTTAGCTAATGATACAAGACCACCTGCTGTCCCCATTA contains these protein-coding regions:
- the LOC126718543 gene encoding U4/U6 small nuclear ribonucleoprotein Prp31 homolog yields the protein MATLADSFLADLDELSDNEADLIEEDEVGAGNMEEDVDGDMADIETLNYDDLDSVSKLQKTQRYVDIMQKVEDALQNGSDMTNHGMVLEDDPEYQLIVDCNALSVDIENEIVIIHNFIRDKYRLKFPELESLVHHPIDYARVVKKIANEMDLTLVDLEGLLPSAIIMVVSVTASTTSGKPLPEEILSKTIDACDRALALDAAKKKVLDFVESRMGYIAPNLSAIVGSAVAAKLMGTAGGLVSLAKMPACNVQLLGAKKKNLAGFSTATSQFRVGYIEQTEIFQTTPPSLRMRACRILASKSTLAARVDSTRGDPSGKTGRGLREEICKKIEKWQEPPPAKQPKPLPVPDSEPKKKRGGRRLRKMKERYAITDMRKLANRMQFGVPEESSLGDGLGEGYGMLGQAGSGKLRVSVGQSKLAAKAAKRFKEKNYGSSGASSGLTSSLAFTPVQGIELSNPQAHAHQLGSGIQSTYFSETGTFSKIKRT